The following proteins are co-located in the Mesorhizobium australicum WSM2073 genome:
- a CDS encoding DUF2059 domain-containing protein: MMLHNRVRRLSVLVAASAVFAFSSPVFAQDVTESHLKAARAAVAAIHATDPFDNILPQAAAALESQLIQKNPDMQELIGKTINEKALAMASRRADLEKEAALAYAKVFSEKELSDIAAFYSSESGKKLLDSGPTVTRDLVKAADIWQNGVARDLAQQVGETLAAAAKAKAPAAPADATAPADGAAPADGAAPADGSAPSDGTQN, translated from the coding sequence ATGATGTTGCATAACCGGGTTCGCCGTCTTTCCGTCCTTGTGGCGGCTTCGGCCGTCTTCGCGTTCTCCTCGCCTGTCTTCGCGCAGGACGTCACGGAATCGCATCTGAAGGCCGCACGCGCCGCGGTCGCCGCGATCCACGCGACCGACCCGTTCGACAACATCCTGCCGCAGGCCGCCGCGGCGCTCGAATCGCAGCTTATCCAGAAGAACCCGGACATGCAGGAACTGATCGGCAAGACGATCAACGAGAAGGCGCTGGCGATGGCCTCACGCCGTGCGGATCTCGAGAAGGAAGCGGCTCTTGCCTATGCGAAGGTGTTTTCCGAAAAGGAACTCTCCGACATCGCGGCTTTCTACAGCTCCGAGTCCGGCAAGAAGCTGCTCGACAGCGGCCCGACCGTGACGCGTGACCTCGTCAAGGCCGCCGACATCTGGCAGAACGGCGTCGCGCGCGATCTCGCCCAGCAAGTCGGCGAGACTCTGGCAGCGGCGGCAAAAGCCAAGGCGCCGGCCGCACCCGCCGATGCAACCGCGCCCGCGGACGGTGCTGCTCCTGCGGATGGCGCGGCCCCCGCCGACGGTTCTGCGCCGTCGGACGGCACGCAGAACTGA
- the gor gene encoding glutathione-disulfide reductase translates to MAGYDYDLFVIGGGSGGVRAARVAAALGKRVGIAEEYRFGGTCVIRGCVPKKLYVYASQFPEHFADAAGYGWTVPEASFDWQTLVANKDREISRLEAIYKKNVEGSGGETFHTRAMIVDPHVIHLLSEDRTVTADQILIATGGRPAAHPALPGHEHCIFSNEAFDLKELPKAIMIEGGGYIAVEFANIFHGLGVDTTLVYRGKEILGRFDMDLRRTLHETMEKKGIKILCHSVSESVSKRPDGRLDAQLIGGQVLTVDQVMLAIGRIPNTENMGLEGIGLDMTAATGAIKVDPYSCTSIDNIWAIGDVTNRVQLTPVAIHEAMCFVETAFKDNPTAPDHDTIATAVFSQPEIGTVGLSEDEAVKRFADVEIYRASFRPMRHTLSGRDEKMLIKLVVDGASRRVLGAHILGPDAGEMAQLLGIPLKAGLTKDDFDRTMAVHPTASEELVTMYKPTYRVKDGERV, encoded by the coding sequence ATGGCCGGTTATGACTACGACCTCTTCGTCATCGGCGGCGGCTCCGGAGGGGTGAGGGCGGCGCGGGTCGCGGCAGCGCTCGGCAAACGCGTTGGCATTGCCGAAGAATACCGTTTCGGTGGCACCTGCGTCATCAGGGGCTGCGTGCCGAAGAAGCTCTATGTCTATGCCTCGCAATTTCCCGAGCATTTCGCCGACGCCGCCGGCTATGGCTGGACAGTGCCGGAAGCCAGTTTCGACTGGCAGACGCTGGTCGCCAACAAGGACCGCGAGATCAGCCGGCTGGAAGCGATCTACAAGAAGAATGTCGAGGGTTCGGGTGGCGAGACGTTTCACACGCGGGCGATGATCGTCGACCCGCACGTGATCCACCTCCTGAGCGAGGACCGCACCGTCACCGCCGATCAGATCCTGATCGCCACCGGCGGCCGTCCGGCAGCGCATCCGGCGCTGCCCGGCCACGAACACTGCATCTTTTCCAACGAGGCTTTCGACCTCAAGGAACTGCCAAAGGCGATCATGATTGAGGGCGGCGGCTATATCGCGGTCGAGTTCGCCAACATCTTCCATGGCCTCGGCGTAGACACCACACTGGTCTATCGCGGCAAGGAAATCCTCGGCCGCTTCGACATGGACCTGCGGCGCACGCTGCATGAGACGATGGAGAAGAAGGGGATAAAGATCCTTTGCCATTCCGTCTCCGAATCGGTCAGCAAGCGGCCGGACGGACGGCTCGACGCGCAGCTCATCGGGGGGCAGGTGCTGACGGTCGATCAGGTGATGCTGGCCATCGGCCGCATCCCCAACACCGAGAATATGGGCTTGGAAGGCATAGGCCTCGATATGACCGCCGCGACCGGTGCGATCAAGGTCGACCCGTATTCCTGCACCAGCATCGACAATATCTGGGCGATCGGCGATGTCACCAACCGCGTGCAGCTGACCCCGGTGGCGATTCACGAAGCCATGTGCTTCGTCGAGACGGCCTTCAAGGACAATCCGACGGCGCCCGACCACGACACGATCGCAACGGCTGTCTTCTCGCAACCGGAAATCGGCACGGTCGGCCTGTCGGAAGACGAAGCCGTAAAGCGCTTCGCCGATGTCGAAATCTACCGCGCCAGCTTCCGGCCGATGCGGCACACGCTGTCGGGCCGTGACGAAAAGATGCTGATAAAGCTGGTCGTCGATGGCGCTTCGCGCAGGGTTCTCGGCGCCCACATATTGGGGCCGGATGCCGGCGAAATGGCACAGCTGCTCGGCATCCCCCTGAAGGCCGGACTGACCAAGGACGACTTCGACCGCACAATGGCCGTGCACCCGACCGCCTCCGAAGAGCTCGTCACCATGTACAAGCCGACCTATCGAGTGAAGGACGGCGAGCGCGTCTGA
- the mgtE gene encoding magnesium transporter, whose translation MNDFFPVADDEAVAIARILANDHVADLVEALNHESRETATELLCAVPFERLVEIFDQPELEGAPELAEALPRPKASKLLTAMSVDRAADILRELDEPARSELLGALAPPLRATLLSILGYPEGSAASIMTTEFVSVPSDWTVGRTLEYIRKVERTRETVYAIYIVDPRTNLLVGSTGLRRLITGEPDDPILSVAPDRVPVTVTPLTDREHLAQTISKYDLLAVPVVDNGKILGIVTIDDIIDTMIEETTEDVHRFGGMEALDEPYMKMSFLAMIKKRGGWLCALFISEMLTANAMQSYEGELEKAIVLTLFIPLIMSSGGNSGSQATSLVIRALALREIGLRDWWRVALRELPTGLVLGAMLGVVGVCRIALWQYTGFYDYGPHWPLIAATVGAALVGIVTFGSLSGSMLPFALKRIGFDPASASAPFVATLVDVTGLVIYFSVALVILRGTLL comes from the coding sequence ATGAACGATTTTTTCCCCGTAGCGGACGACGAGGCCGTCGCCATCGCCCGCATCCTTGCCAATGATCACGTCGCCGACCTTGTCGAGGCGCTCAACCATGAATCGCGCGAAACCGCGACGGAGCTGCTTTGCGCCGTACCCTTCGAACGGCTGGTCGAGATTTTCGACCAGCCTGAGCTCGAAGGCGCGCCCGAACTGGCGGAGGCCCTGCCTCGTCCCAAGGCGAGCAAGCTGCTCACCGCCATGTCCGTCGACCGCGCGGCCGACATCCTGCGCGAGCTCGACGAGCCGGCACGCTCCGAGCTGCTCGGTGCGCTGGCGCCGCCGCTGCGCGCCACCCTGCTTTCCATTCTGGGCTATCCCGAAGGCAGCGCCGCCTCGATCATGACGACGGAGTTCGTCAGCGTGCCCTCCGACTGGACCGTCGGACGCACGCTCGAATACATCCGCAAGGTCGAACGGACGCGCGAGACCGTCTATGCAATCTACATCGTCGATCCGCGGACAAATCTCCTGGTGGGGTCGACGGGCTTGCGTCGGCTCATCACCGGTGAACCTGACGACCCGATCCTGTCGGTAGCGCCGGACCGCGTGCCGGTGACGGTCACTCCGCTGACGGATCGTGAACACCTGGCGCAGACGATCTCCAAATACGATCTGCTCGCCGTCCCGGTCGTCGACAACGGCAAGATCCTCGGCATCGTCACCATCGACGACATCATCGACACGATGATTGAGGAGACGACCGAAGACGTGCATCGCTTTGGCGGCATGGAGGCTTTGGACGAGCCGTATATGAAGATGAGCTTTCTCGCCATGATCAAGAAGCGCGGTGGTTGGCTCTGTGCGCTGTTCATCAGCGAGATGCTGACGGCCAATGCCATGCAAAGCTATGAGGGCGAGCTGGAGAAGGCGATCGTGCTGACGCTGTTCATCCCGCTGATCATGAGCTCCGGCGGCAATTCCGGCTCGCAGGCGACCTCGCTGGTCATCCGCGCGCTGGCGCTGCGCGAAATCGGCCTTCGTGACTGGTGGCGGGTGGCGCTGCGCGAACTGCCTACCGGTCTCGTGCTCGGCGCCATGCTGGGCGTGGTCGGCGTCTGCCGCATCGCGCTATGGCAATATACGGGCTTCTATGACTATGGCCCGCACTGGCCGCTGATTGCCGCAACCGTTGGTGCCGCACTGGTCGGCATCGTCACCTTCGGTTCGCTGTCGGGGTCGATGCTGCCTTTCGCCCTGAAACGGATCGGTTTCGACCCCGCCAGTGCATCCGCACCGTTCGTCGCCACGCTGGTCGATGTCACCGGACTGGTGATCTATTTCTCGGTGGCGCTCGTCATCCTGCGCGGCACCTTGCTGTAG